One Natrinema marinum genomic window carries:
- a CDS encoding SHOCT domain-containing protein has translation MTTDTRDTRLATAVLIAIGALIVLPMMFMGFGMMGFGPMMGGTWGHGMWGSGTGAGWMALVALVMQLAFLVAIVGGGYLLYRAISGSDGDDRALEELRVAYARGELSEEEYETRRNALERDR, from the coding sequence ATGACAACAGATACACGCGACACCCGACTCGCCACGGCCGTCCTCATCGCCATCGGCGCTCTCATCGTACTCCCGATGATGTTCATGGGATTCGGAATGATGGGCTTCGGCCCGATGATGGGCGGCACGTGGGGACACGGAATGTGGGGAAGCGGAACCGGGGCCGGTTGGATGGCGCTCGTCGCCCTCGTCATGCAGTTAGCGTTCCTCGTCGCGATCGTCGGCGGCGGCTACCTCCTTTACCGCGCGATCAGCGGCTCGGACGGAGACGACCGGGCACTCGAGGAACTGCGCGTCGCGTACGCCCGCGGCGAACTGAGCGAGGAGGAGTACGAGACACGCCGGAACGCCCTCGAGCGCGACCGATGA
- a CDS encoding permease, with the protein MEATLIEGVLESLRIGFGFLWTAAWAIIMGLTITSLVQVYVSKERMARVLGESSLSSLAKATAFGAASSGCSFGAVAIGRGLFAKGAHAVNFLAFMFASTNLIVELGLMILILLGWEFLVAELLGGLVLIAVMALIVRFTLPEALFDDVRAELDRHGHGGMTDPTCGMEGTDEHAIVTDGGETLTFCSEGCLETYRQRAASGGAWHDELRSWGGWYKIGNQYRKEWSMIWKDVVAGFLVSGFVIVFVPQRVWNALFIQGDGILVTAENAIMGVAIAVISFVGSMGNVPFAVALWGGGISFAGVIAFVYADLITIPVLNVYRKYYGWKVMLYILAVFFVTMAFTGFLMELLFDALGIVPNLAGGETATERTYFELNYTFYLNLVAVAFSGFLLYVYRRGLGAPGRYRDPVCGMRTDDDGPSATHDGDTYYFCSTACERAFEASPAEFASASPRVSEAGDHEHH; encoded by the coding sequence ATGGAGGCGACACTCATTGAGGGGGTTCTCGAGTCGCTCCGGATCGGCTTCGGGTTTCTCTGGACGGCGGCGTGGGCGATCATCATGGGACTGACCATCACGAGCCTCGTGCAGGTATACGTCTCGAAGGAGCGAATGGCGCGGGTTCTCGGGGAGAGTTCCCTCTCGAGCCTCGCGAAGGCGACGGCGTTCGGCGCGGCGAGCAGCGGCTGTAGCTTCGGTGCCGTCGCCATCGGACGGGGCCTCTTCGCGAAGGGCGCACACGCGGTGAATTTCCTCGCGTTCATGTTCGCGTCGACGAACCTCATCGTCGAACTCGGGCTGATGATCCTGATTCTGCTCGGCTGGGAGTTCCTCGTCGCGGAACTCCTCGGCGGACTCGTTCTGATCGCCGTGATGGCGCTCATCGTCCGATTCACGCTCCCGGAAGCGCTGTTCGACGACGTTCGCGCGGAACTCGACCGGCACGGTCACGGCGGGATGACGGATCCGACCTGTGGGATGGAGGGGACGGACGAACACGCCATCGTGACCGACGGCGGCGAGACGCTGACGTTCTGTTCGGAGGGGTGTCTCGAGACCTATCGCCAGCGGGCGGCGAGCGGCGGTGCGTGGCACGACGAACTCCGGTCGTGGGGCGGCTGGTACAAGATCGGGAACCAGTACCGAAAGGAGTGGTCGATGATCTGGAAGGACGTCGTCGCGGGCTTTCTCGTCTCGGGGTTCGTCATCGTGTTCGTCCCGCAGCGGGTCTGGAACGCGCTGTTCATTCAGGGTGACGGGATCCTCGTGACCGCCGAAAACGCGATCATGGGCGTCGCGATCGCCGTTATCAGCTTCGTCGGGAGCATGGGAAACGTCCCGTTCGCGGTCGCCCTCTGGGGCGGTGGGATCAGCTTCGCCGGCGTCATCGCCTTCGTTTACGCCGATCTCATCACGATCCCGGTGTTGAACGTCTACCGGAAGTACTACGGCTGGAAGGTCATGCTCTATATCCTCGCCGTCTTCTTCGTGACGATGGCCTTCACCGGCTTTCTCATGGAACTGCTCTTCGACGCGCTCGGCATCGTTCCGAACTTGGCCGGCGGCGAGACGGCGACCGAGCGGACGTATTTCGAACTGAACTACACGTTCTACCTGAACCTCGTCGCGGTCGCGTTCTCGGGCTTTCTGCTGTACGTGTACCGTCGCGGGCTGGGCGCACCCGGCCGGTACCGCGATCCGGTCTGCGGGATGCGAACGGACGACGACGGTCCGTCTGCGACCCACGACGGCGACACCTACTATTTCTGCTCGACCGCCTGCGAGCGGGCGTTCGAAGCGTCGCCCGCCGAATTCGCATCGGCATCGCCGCGCGTTTCAGAGGCCGGAGATCACGAGCACCATTAA
- a CDS encoding CopZ family metallochaperone: MSQTITVEGMSCEHCEQTVEEALEGVDGVETVNVDRDAERATVEGDAETTALVEAVDEAGYEASA; encoded by the coding sequence ATGAGTCAGACGATCACCGTCGAAGGCATGTCCTGCGAACACTGCGAACAGACCGTCGAAGAAGCGCTCGAGGGCGTCGACGGCGTCGAGACGGTAAACGTCGACCGCGACGCGGAGCGAGCGACCGTCGAGGGCGACGCGGAGACGACGGCCCTCGTCGAAGCGGTCGACGAGGCCGGCTACGAGGCGTCGGCGTAA
- a CDS encoding AsnC family transcriptional regulator, with amino-acid sequence MRDLDETDMEILRLLGEDARRPYSEIAQHVGLSGPAVSDRVDRLEEAGVIEGFTVDVDQSQLRAGIPVFVRATVPQRAVDDCRAAVADADAVEHVFVTADGELWFYARAQVQRVREWLDGIFPADGVDYAVTLLDDAEWTPSLDGTSFALTCAECGNTVDSEGESTRIDGEVYHFCCPSCSSRFETRYERLEEGA; translated from the coding sequence ATGCGCGACCTCGACGAGACCGATATGGAAATTCTGCGGCTGCTGGGCGAGGACGCCCGTCGGCCTTACAGCGAGATCGCCCAGCACGTCGGCCTCTCCGGGCCGGCCGTCTCGGACCGAGTCGACCGCCTCGAGGAAGCGGGGGTCATCGAGGGCTTCACCGTCGACGTGGATCAGTCACAGCTCCGCGCGGGAATTCCGGTGTTCGTGCGGGCGACCGTTCCACAGCGCGCCGTCGACGACTGCAGGGCGGCGGTCGCGGACGCCGACGCCGTCGAGCACGTGTTCGTCACCGCCGACGGCGAACTCTGGTTTTACGCGCGTGCACAGGTCCAGCGGGTCCGCGAGTGGCTCGACGGAATCTTTCCCGCTGACGGCGTCGATTACGCGGTGACGCTGCTTGACGACGCCGAGTGGACGCCGTCGCTCGACGGCACCTCCTTCGCGCTCACCTGCGCGGAGTGTGGCAACACCGTCGACAGCGAGGGCGAGTCGACCCGCATCGACGGCGAGGTGTACCACTTCTGCTGTCCCTCCTGCTCGAGCCGGTTCGAAACCCGATACGAGCGACTCGAGGAGGGTGCCTGA
- a CDS encoding heavy metal translocating P-type ATPase, which produces MSVRTAHLDIRGMSCANCSQTITDALESLDGVREATVNFATDEGTVEYDPEAVSLADIYAAIEDAGYEADREKRSIGITDMSCANCAETNESALEDTPGVIDADVNYATDEAAVEYNPANTSLSALYEAIEEAGYTPVRDEGGDESEGERRDAARREEIRKQRRLTIFGAVLSAPFLFFLADKFLLEGAYVPETIFGVSFGWVEFLLATPVYVLLGREFLENSYTALAKNRSANMDVLIALGSSTAYFYSVVVLLDLLAGSLYFDTAAMILVFITLGNYLEARSKGQAGEALRKLLEMEAETATVVDDEGNEAEIPLEEVAVGDRMKVRPGEKVPTDGVVVDGQSAVDESMVTGESVPVEKESGDEVVGSTVNENGVLVVEATKVGKDTALQQIVRTVKEAQARQPEIQNLADRISAYFVPAVILNAIFWGLVWFLFPKALAGFVGSLPLWGLVGGGPAALSTFEFAVVVFASAVLIACPCALGLATPAATMVGSTLGAQNGVLFKGGDVLERAKDVDTVVFDKTGTLTTGEMTLTDVVALEGDGETAAADGGEPAADGGALAARAGLDQNEVLRLAASAERNSEHPLAQAIVEGAEERGLEPTDPDGFENVPGQGVRATVDDREVLVGNRRLLEDAGVDPAPAESAMERLEREGKTAMLVAVDGAVAGVVADADTVKESSADAVAALRERGLDVMLITGDNERTARAVAERVGIDPENVRAGVLPEDKADAVEEIQSSGRKAMMVGDGVNDAPALAVASVGTAIGSGTDVAIEAADVTLMRDDPLDVVKAIRISEATLQKIKQNLVWALGYNTAMIPLASLGLLQPVLAAGAMALSSVSVLSNSLLFRRYTPDRDYRLLGRLRR; this is translated from the coding sequence ATGAGTGTCAGGACTGCACACCTCGACATCCGGGGCATGAGTTGTGCGAACTGTTCGCAGACGATCACCGATGCCCTAGAATCCCTCGACGGCGTGCGCGAGGCCACCGTCAACTTCGCCACAGACGAGGGGACCGTCGAGTACGACCCCGAGGCGGTATCGCTCGCCGATATTTACGCCGCGATCGAGGACGCCGGCTACGAGGCCGACCGCGAGAAGCGTTCGATCGGCATCACCGACATGTCCTGTGCGAACTGCGCTGAAACCAACGAGTCGGCCCTCGAGGACACCCCCGGCGTCATCGACGCGGACGTGAACTACGCGACCGACGAGGCGGCCGTCGAGTACAATCCGGCCAACACTTCGCTGTCGGCGCTCTACGAGGCCATCGAGGAGGCCGGGTACACGCCCGTCCGCGACGAGGGCGGCGACGAGTCGGAGGGAGAGCGACGCGACGCGGCCCGACGGGAGGAGATCCGCAAACAGCGCCGACTGACGATCTTCGGCGCGGTGCTGTCGGCCCCGTTCCTGTTCTTCCTCGCCGACAAGTTCCTGCTCGAGGGCGCGTACGTTCCGGAGACGATCTTCGGCGTCTCGTTCGGCTGGGTCGAATTCCTGCTCGCGACGCCGGTCTACGTCCTGCTGGGACGTGAGTTCCTCGAGAACTCCTACACGGCGCTCGCGAAGAACCGGTCGGCCAACATGGACGTGCTGATCGCGCTGGGCTCGTCGACGGCGTATTTCTACAGCGTCGTCGTCCTGCTTGACCTGCTCGCGGGGAGTCTCTACTTCGACACCGCCGCGATGATCCTCGTGTTCATCACGCTGGGCAACTACCTCGAGGCCCGCTCGAAGGGACAGGCCGGCGAGGCACTGCGGAAACTGCTCGAGATGGAGGCCGAGACGGCCACTGTGGTCGACGACGAGGGGAACGAAGCGGAGATTCCACTCGAGGAGGTCGCGGTCGGCGACCGGATGAAGGTCCGGCCGGGCGAGAAGGTGCCGACCGACGGCGTCGTCGTCGACGGCCAGTCGGCGGTCGACGAGTCGATGGTGACCGGCGAGTCGGTCCCGGTCGAGAAAGAGTCGGGCGACGAAGTCGTCGGCTCGACGGTCAACGAGAACGGCGTGCTCGTCGTCGAGGCGACGAAGGTCGGGAAAGACACGGCGCTCCAGCAGATCGTCCGGACGGTCAAGGAAGCCCAGGCGCGCCAGCCGGAGATCCAGAACCTCGCCGACCGCATCTCGGCGTACTTCGTCCCCGCGGTCATTCTGAACGCGATCTTCTGGGGGCTGGTCTGGTTTCTCTTCCCGAAAGCGCTCGCTGGCTTCGTCGGCTCGCTCCCGCTGTGGGGGCTGGTCGGCGGCGGCCCGGCCGCGCTCTCGACGTTCGAGTTCGCGGTCGTCGTCTTCGCCTCCGCGGTGCTGATCGCCTGTCCCTGTGCGCTGGGGCTGGCGACGCCCGCGGCGACGATGGTCGGCTCCACGCTGGGCGCTCAGAACGGCGTCCTGTTCAAGGGCGGGGACGTCTTGGAGCGCGCGAAGGACGTCGACACCGTCGTCTTCGACAAGACCGGCACGCTGACGACCGGCGAGATGACGCTGACCGACGTGGTCGCGCTCGAGGGCGACGGTGAGACGGCGGCCGCTGACGGCGGTGAACCGGCCGCCGACGGTGGCGCGCTCGCGGCTCGAGCCGGCCTCGACCAAAACGAAGTGCTTCGCCTCGCGGCCAGCGCCGAGCGCAACAGCGAACACCCGCTCGCGCAGGCCATCGTCGAGGGAGCCGAGGAACGCGGCCTCGAGCCGACCGACCCCGACGGGTTCGAGAACGTCCCCGGCCAGGGCGTTCGGGCGACTGTCGACGACCGCGAGGTGCTGGTCGGCAACCGGCGGCTGCTCGAGGACGCTGGCGTCGACCCCGCGCCCGCCGAGTCGGCGATGGAACGGCTCGAGCGCGAGGGCAAGACCGCGATGCTGGTGGCCGTCGACGGCGCGGTCGCGGGCGTGGTCGCGGATGCCGACACGGTCAAAGAGAGCTCGGCCGACGCGGTCGCCGCTCTCCGAGAGCGCGGCCTCGACGTGATGCTAATCACGGGCGACAACGAGCGGACGGCCCGCGCCGTCGCCGAGCGCGTGGGGATCGACCCCGAGAACGTCCGCGCGGGCGTCCTGCCGGAGGATAAGGCCGACGCCGTCGAGGAGATCCAGTCGTCTGGCCGCAAGGCGATGATGGTCGGGGACGGGGTCAACGACGCGCCCGCGCTCGCGGTCGCCTCCGTCGGCACGGCCATCGGCTCCGGGACGGACGTGGCCATCGAAGCCGCGGACGTGACGCTGATGCGCGACGATCCGCTGGACGTGGTGAAGGCGATTCGGATCTCCGAGGCCACCCTCCAGAAGATCAAGCAGAACCTCGTCTGGGCGCTGGGCTACAACACCGCGATGATCCCGCTGGCCTCGCTCGGGCTGCTCCAGCCCGTCCTCGCGGCCGGCGCGATGGCGCTGTCGTCGGTCTCGGTCCTCTCGAACAGCCTGCTGTTCCGCCGGTACACGCCCGACCGGGACTACCGACTGCTCGGTCGGCTCCGTCGATAA
- a CDS encoding DUF4382 domain-containing protein, protein MNRRAIQLVLVAALVAIAGCAGGMGGEPAQQATNDDGETMGSSDGGVGTAAFYVSDEPNVIDDFEHLNVTITKVGFKKAGSASDGDGNETDDGGTESDGSESGNETAADEGNETDTGNETDADDAGNETDADEEAKDGDGGAPEAGWIEYDVNETTVDLTELKGANASMIDEFELPAGEYETVFIYVSDTEGVLTDGSTTQVKLPSNKLKLHTTFTVGNNESVDFVYDIAPHKAGKSGKYVLRPVISQSGTGDDVEIRDVEKEQDDEKADGETGNSGGNGDGKAKEKPREN, encoded by the coding sequence ATGAACAGACGCGCGATCCAACTGGTACTCGTGGCGGCGCTGGTCGCCATCGCCGGCTGTGCCGGTGGCATGGGTGGGGAGCCAGCACAGCAAGCGACGAACGACGACGGAGAGACGATGGGCTCGAGCGACGGCGGCGTCGGCACGGCGGCGTTCTACGTGAGCGACGAACCGAACGTGATCGACGACTTCGAGCACCTCAACGTGACGATCACGAAGGTCGGCTTCAAGAAAGCCGGCAGCGCGAGCGACGGTGACGGGAACGAAACCGACGACGGCGGAACCGAATCCGACGGTTCCGAGTCGGGGAACGAAACGGCAGCCGACGAGGGTAACGAAACCGACACCGGCAACGAGACGGACGCCGACGACGCGGGCAACGAGACGGACGCCGACGAAGAGGCGAAAGACGGCGACGGCGGCGCGCCAGAAGCGGGGTGGATCGAGTACGACGTCAACGAGACGACGGTCGACCTCACCGAGTTGAAGGGTGCGAACGCGTCGATGATCGACGAGTTCGAGCTACCGGCCGGCGAGTACGAGACCGTCTTCATCTACGTCAGCGACACCGAGGGCGTCCTGACCGACGGAAGCACGACGCAGGTGAAACTGCCCAGCAACAAGCTCAAACTCCACACGACGTTTACCGTCGGCAACAACGAGTCGGTCGACTTCGTCTACGACATCGCGCCCCACAAGGCCGGCAAGAGCGGCAAGTACGTCCTCAGGCCGGTGATCAGTCAGAGCGGAACGGGTGACGACGTCGAGATCCGCGACGTAGAGAAAGAGCAGGACGACGAAAAAGCGGACGGCGAGACGGGCAACTCCGGCGGAAACGGCGACGGAAAAGCCAAAGAAAAGCCCCGAGAGAACTGA
- a CDS encoding stage II sporulation protein M, translating into MDTQTRGERPPSGSYPPRAALADAWDEHRRYVGFAAGLFAVGILIGIALMAAGYNLLEIIQEALGQPLFPDISGQSRAELAQFLLLNNSRAFILSILGALTLGLLTAWAMLFNGVIVGNIGAYIASEVGIGYIVVGLLPHGIFELPALFVAAGVGFRLLYRAGQRVRGSRDAIFTKAYVYRTAVLVLAAWLLLLVAALVEAFVTPALLETLFAGQLEGASAAP; encoded by the coding sequence ATGGATACCCAGACTCGAGGGGAGCGTCCACCCTCCGGCAGCTATCCGCCTCGGGCCGCGCTCGCGGACGCGTGGGACGAACACCGCCGCTACGTCGGGTTCGCCGCCGGCCTGTTCGCGGTCGGCATCCTCATCGGCATCGCGTTGATGGCCGCCGGCTACAACCTCCTCGAGATCATTCAGGAGGCGCTCGGACAGCCGCTGTTCCCGGACATCAGCGGCCAGAGCAGGGCCGAACTGGCGCAGTTCCTACTCCTGAACAACAGCCGGGCGTTCATCCTCTCGATCCTCGGCGCGCTCACGCTCGGCCTCCTGACGGCCTGGGCGATGCTGTTCAACGGCGTCATCGTCGGCAACATCGGCGCGTACATCGCCAGCGAGGTCGGGATCGGCTACATCGTCGTCGGCCTGCTCCCCCACGGGATCTTCGAACTCCCGGCGCTGTTCGTCGCCGCCGGCGTCGGCTTCCGACTGCTCTACCGCGCCGGTCAGCGCGTCCGCGGCTCGCGCGACGCAATCTTCACGAAAGCCTACGTCTATCGGACCGCCGTCCTCGTTCTCGCCGCCTGGCTTTTGCTGCTCGTCGCCGCCCTCGTCGAGGCGTTCGTCACGCCCGCCCTGCTCGAGACGCTGTTCGCCGGGCAACTCGAGGGCGCGAGCGCCGCACCCTGA
- a CDS encoding amidohydrolase — MTTLAITDGRVLRSDQSVTTADVLVDREGGEILEIGPNLGDDADETLDAADSLVTPGFVNGHCHVAMTLLRGYADDKPLDAWLQEDIWPAEGELTPQDVRVGAELGLLELIKAGTTAFADMYFHVPEVAAAVEDAGVRARLGHGIVTVGKDGETAREDAQTSLEIAREYDGAADGRISTAFMPHSLTTVGSEYLAEFVPEAREAGVPVHYHANETADEVAPIVDEHGQRPLEYAADRGLLEPEDFLAHGVHIDETEIDLLADAGTGVIHCPASNMKLASGMAPVERMLEAGVTVGLGTDGAASNNDLSMLDEARDAAMLGKLAADDASAVPAEAVVELATRGSAAAIGLESGRLEEGAPADLAVIDLDKPHLTPPHDLVSHLAYAAAAADVRHTVCDGRVLMRDREVLTLDEAAVRERALEAAESLAARADG; from the coding sequence ATGACGACGCTTGCGATCACCGACGGGCGGGTCCTTCGGTCCGACCAGTCGGTGACGACTGCCGACGTACTGGTCGATCGGGAGGGCGGCGAGATCCTCGAGATCGGACCCAATCTCGGAGACGACGCCGACGAGACGCTCGACGCCGCGGACTCGCTGGTCACGCCGGGGTTCGTCAACGGTCACTGCCACGTCGCGATGACGCTGCTTCGGGGGTACGCCGACGACAAACCTCTCGACGCGTGGCTGCAGGAGGATATCTGGCCCGCGGAGGGTGAACTGACCCCCCAAGACGTTCGCGTCGGTGCCGAACTGGGCCTGCTCGAGTTGATCAAGGCCGGCACGACCGCGTTCGCGGACATGTACTTCCACGTCCCCGAGGTCGCCGCCGCGGTCGAGGACGCCGGCGTGCGAGCCCGGCTCGGCCACGGGATCGTCACCGTCGGCAAGGACGGCGAGACCGCACGCGAGGACGCACAAACGAGCCTCGAGATCGCCCGCGAGTACGACGGCGCGGCCGACGGCCGGATTTCGACGGCCTTTATGCCCCACTCGCTGACGACCGTCGGGAGCGAGTATCTCGCGGAGTTCGTCCCCGAGGCCCGCGAGGCGGGCGTGCCGGTCCACTACCACGCCAACGAGACCGCAGACGAGGTCGCCCCGATCGTCGACGAACACGGTCAGCGCCCCCTCGAGTACGCCGCCGACCGGGGACTGCTCGAGCCCGAGGACTTCCTCGCCCACGGCGTCCACATAGACGAGACGGAGATCGACCTGCTCGCCGACGCCGGAACGGGCGTGATCCACTGCCCGGCGTCGAACATGAAACTCGCCAGCGGGATGGCCCCCGTCGAACGCATGCTCGAGGCCGGGGTCACCGTCGGGCTGGGAACCGACGGCGCGGCCTCGAACAACGATCTCTCGATGTTGGACGAGGCCCGCGACGCGGCCATGCTCGGCAAGCTCGCCGCCGACGACGCGAGCGCGGTGCCCGCCGAGGCGGTCGTCGAGCTGGCGACGCGGGGCAGCGCCGCGGCGATCGGCCTCGAGTCGGGGCGGCTCGAGGAAGGCGCGCCGGCCGACCTCGCGGTGATCGACCTCGATAAACCGCACCTGACGCCGCCCCACGACCTCGTGAGTCATCTCGCGTACGCGGCCGCGGCGGCCGACGTGCGCCATACCGTCTGCGACGGGCGGGTCCTCATGCGCGACCGCGAGGTGTTGACGCTGGACGAGGCGGCGGTTCGGGAACGGGCGCTCGAGGCGGCCGAGTCGCTGGCCGCTCGCGCCGACGGGTAG
- a CDS encoding adenosylhomocysteinase, which translates to MTDAEYPPISEQLEELESAREEGRRKMDWAAQHMPILEHVREEFVAERPFEGERIGMAMHVEAKTAILVETLAEGGAEVAVTGCNPLSTHDDVSAALDTHENITSYAKRGVDDEEYYDAIEAVIAHEPTITVDDGMDLVAAIHEDYPELIDGIVGGAEETTTGVHRLRAMDDDGALEYPVFAVNDTPMKRLFDNVHGTGESSLASIAMTTNLSWAGKNVVVAGYGYCGKGVAQKASGQNANVIVTEVEPRRALEAHMEGYEVMPMDEAAEVGDVFLTTTGNRDVIVEEHFEKMGDGVLLANAGHFDIEIDLEALDDLAVDRYEARDGVEAYELADGRRLNVIAEGRLVNLAAPVSLGHPVEVMDQSFGIQAVCVREMLENGDAYDAGVHDVPDELDTEIAEIKLEAEGVDFDSLTDTQREYMGSWDHGT; encoded by the coding sequence ATGACCGACGCCGAGTATCCCCCGATCAGCGAGCAACTCGAGGAACTCGAGTCCGCTCGCGAAGAGGGTCGCCGGAAGATGGACTGGGCCGCCCAACACATGCCGATCTTGGAGCACGTTCGCGAGGAGTTCGTCGCCGAGCGCCCCTTCGAGGGCGAGCGCATCGGGATGGCGATGCACGTCGAGGCCAAGACGGCGATCCTCGTGGAGACGCTCGCGGAGGGCGGCGCCGAAGTCGCAGTCACCGGCTGCAATCCACTCTCGACCCACGACGACGTGTCGGCGGCGCTGGATACCCACGAGAACATCACCAGCTACGCCAAGCGCGGCGTCGACGACGAGGAGTACTACGACGCGATCGAGGCCGTCATCGCCCACGAACCCACGATTACCGTCGACGATGGGATGGACCTCGTCGCCGCGATCCACGAGGACTACCCCGAGCTGATCGACGGCATCGTCGGCGGTGCCGAGGAGACGACGACGGGCGTCCACCGCCTGCGCGCGATGGACGACGACGGCGCCTTAGAGTACCCCGTCTTCGCGGTCAACGATACCCCCATGAAGCGGCTGTTCGACAACGTCCACGGCACCGGCGAGTCATCGCTGGCGTCGATCGCCATGACCACGAACCTCTCGTGGGCCGGGAAGAACGTCGTCGTCGCGGGCTACGGCTACTGCGGGAAAGGCGTCGCACAGAAAGCGTCGGGCCAGAACGCCAACGTCATCGTCACCGAAGTCGAGCCTCGGCGCGCCCTTGAGGCCCACATGGAGGGCTACGAGGTCATGCCGATGGACGAGGCCGCCGAAGTGGGCGACGTCTTCCTGACGACGACGGGCAACCGCGACGTCATCGTCGAGGAGCACTTCGAGAAGATGGGCGACGGCGTCTTGCTCGCCAACGCGGGCCACTTCGACATCGAGATCGATCTCGAGGCGCTCGACGACCTCGCGGTCGACCGCTACGAGGCCCGCGACGGCGTCGAGGCCTACGAACTCGCGGACGGCCGTCGACTGAACGTCATCGCCGAGGGCCGACTGGTCAACCTCGCCGCGCCCGTCTCGTTAGGTCACCCCGTCGAGGTCATGGATCAGTCGTTCGGTATTCAGGCCGTCTGCGTGCGCGAGATGCTGGAAAACGGCGACGCGTACGACGCCGGCGTCCACGACGTTCCCGACGAACTCGACACGGAGATCGCGGAGATCAAACTCGAGGCCGAGGGCGTCGACTTCGACTCGCTGACCGACACCCAGCGCGAGTACATGGGGAGCTGGGACCACGGGACCTGA
- a CDS encoding PAS domain-containing protein yields MDPMLIPPSAPAPTDRTPPAETRLLLVADEQRREQLEPAFDDGREFVLETATELPNARGRFDEIDCLLVSLHVIASDGGDDEAGDAHAAVDDLLESVRGDAPDLPVVTLVDERTPALADAVRSHEWTAVVERDATPERLANRVRELVEHRRLAVLSRRSLAGLEFAGGAVAIIGPDDEIQFASRPFAMQFDADRDALSGTPWQALFTDETVARLESTALPTVADGWRWTGGCTARRTTGEPFPVRLRLGGLEDGSLVFVVEAAETAEEREREE; encoded by the coding sequence ATGGATCCGATGCTGATTCCGCCATCAGCCCCAGCACCGACCGATCGAACGCCGCCCGCGGAAACGCGGCTGTTGCTCGTCGCCGACGAGCAGCGACGCGAACAGCTCGAACCCGCGTTCGACGACGGGCGTGAGTTCGTTCTCGAGACGGCGACGGAACTCCCGAACGCGCGCGGACGATTCGACGAGATCGACTGTCTCCTCGTCTCGCTGCACGTGATCGCGAGCGACGGCGGCGACGATGAGGCAGGGGACGCCCACGCGGCGGTCGACGACCTCCTCGAGTCGGTCAGAGGCGACGCGCCCGACCTCCCGGTCGTCACCCTAGTCGACGAGCGGACCCCGGCCCTCGCGGACGCAGTACGGTCCCACGAGTGGACCGCCGTCGTCGAACGGGACGCGACCCCCGAACGGCTCGCCAACCGCGTCCGGGAACTCGTCGAGCACCGCCGGCTGGCCGTGCTGTCGCGCCGGTCGCTCGCCGGCCTGGAGTTTGCCGGCGGGGCGGTCGCGATCATCGGCCCCGACGACGAGATCCAGTTCGCGAGCCGCCCGTTCGCGATGCAGTTCGATGCGGACCGCGACGCACTCTCTGGCACTCCCTGGCAGGCGCTGTTCACCGACGAGACGGTCGCCCGCCTCGAGTCGACGGCGCTGCCGACCGTCGCGGACGGCTGGCGGTGGACCGGCGGCTGTACCGCCCGGCGGACGACCGGCGAGCCGTTCCCGGTCCGACTCCGGCTCGGCGGCCTCGAGGACGGGAGTCTCGTGTTCGTGGTCGAAGCGGCCGAAACGGCCGAAGAACGGGAACGCGAGGAGTGA
- a CDS encoding HalOD1 output domain-containing protein: MTSTTLDYHSDSISLRVVEALAAATDTDPSELEPLYHAIDPEALDQLFQSDSSADVSVEFGYHGSLVEVRSDGTVAIDGTVHGTE, from the coding sequence ATGACCAGCACGACCCTGGATTATCATAGCGACTCTATCAGTCTCCGCGTCGTCGAAGCGCTCGCAGCCGCGACCGACACTGACCCCTCCGAACTCGAGCCGCTGTACCACGCGATCGACCCCGAGGCGCTCGACCAGCTCTTCCAGTCCGACTCGAGCGCCGACGTGAGCGTCGAGTTCGGATACCACGGCTCACTGGTCGAAGTTCGAAGCGACGGCACCGTCGCGATCGATGGAACGGTCCATGGCACCGAGTGA